In Bacillus sp. FJAT-45037, the following are encoded in one genomic region:
- a CDS encoding kinase-associated lipoprotein B: MIIIQAKYKTGVYIGELLEKRELEQRGLLKVLAVLKHPTQGDLHNPKKIDVPMFHQRKALAEFEKTWVPLATIKTYKDEIPPYKQSLHNAWQAKYDELGEQSSDFAKRSIELLLELKTEYGL, encoded by the coding sequence TTGATAATCATTCAAGCAAAATATAAAACAGGTGTTTACATTGGTGAATTGTTGGAAAAAAGGGAATTAGAGCAAAGAGGTTTATTGAAAGTGTTAGCGGTATTGAAGCATCCAACACAAGGAGACTTGCATAATCCTAAGAAAATAGACGTACCGATGTTTCATCAACGTAAAGCTTTGGCTGAATTTGAAAAAACGTGGGTGCCTTTAGCGACAATTAAAACGTATAAAGATGAAATTCCACCATACAAACAATCATTGCATAATGCGTGGCAAGCAAAATATGATGAATTAGGAGAACAATCATCAGACTTTGCGAAACGCTCAATTGAACTTTTATT